The Salvia splendens isolate huo1 chromosome 21, SspV2, whole genome shotgun sequence genome includes a window with the following:
- the LOC121784748 gene encoding probable WRKY transcription factor 43, translated as MEGENFPYFFSSLPSSGSTANVVEQSMQNPNFASPADQMDLGSLWSGDSTASSHVEQNSSRSSKTKFGKKKKKYIPQRVAFHTRSEEDILDDGYKWRKYGQKSVKNSVHPRSYYRCTHHTCNVKKQIQRLSKDNSIIVTTYEGTHNHPCEKLMETLSPLLKQLQFLSRF; from the exons ATGGAAGGCGAAAACTTCCCTTATTTCTTCAGCTCGTTGCCTTCGAGCGGTTCGACTGCGAATGTTGTAGAACAATCCATGCAAAACCCGAATTTTGCATCACCAGCTGATCAGATGGATTTGGGTAGCCTTTGGTCAGGTGACTCGACTGCGTCTAGTCATGTAGAACAAAACAGCAGCAGATCAAGTAAAACGAAAtttgggaagaagaagaagaaatatattccTCAGAGAGTGGCGTTTCATACAAGAAGTGAAGAAGACATTCTTGATGATGGCTATAAATGGAGAAAATATGGACAGAAATCTGTCAAGAATAGCGTTCATCCaag GAGCTACTACCGCTGCACCCATCATACCTGCAACGTCAAGAAACAGATACAGAGGCTCTCCAAAGACAACAGCATCATTGTCACGACGTACGAAGGCACTCACAACCATCCCTGCGAAAAACTAATGGAGACTTTGAGCCCTCTGCTCAAGCAGCTTCAGTTTCTCTCTAGATTCTAG
- the LOC121783414 gene encoding WRKY transcription factor 22-like translates to MSELQMEDWSLQAIVRGSSGEFGKMEMDGPDSFFQSLASDQDLRAAFPDIFDGDELEELYKPFYPATTTHSDQTTQELNAAEDKASPNQSDQSSITTYTPKYKKRKNQHKRVVVKVSAEGLSSDMWAWRKYGQKPIKGSPYPRSYYRCSSSKGCLARKQVEQSCTEAGMFIITYTAEHSHSQPTRRNSLAGTVRQKFPSPKQALKSQHQTETDVKPVIKVEEKPKPDPNEFVVSDFVFSEDFFSGLEEFDEFAQPFSARPCSWL, encoded by the exons ATGTCCGAACTGCAGATGGAGGACTGGAGTTTGCAGGCAATAGTCCGAGGATCGAGCGGCGAGTTTgggaagatggaaatggacggTCCTGATTCATTCTTCCAATCCTTGGCTTCCGATCAAGATCTCCGCGCCGCTTTTCCCGACATCtttgacggcgacgagcttgaaGAGCTTTACAAACCTTTTTACCCCGCAACCACCACACATTCCGATCAAACCACCCAAGAACTAAACGCCGCTGAGGATAAGGCGTCTCCCAACCAATCCGATCAATCCTCCATCACCACCTACACGCCCAAGTACAAGAAAAG GAAGAATCAGCATAAGAGAGTTGTGGTTAAGGTTTCAGCTGAGGGGCTTTCATCTGACATGTGGGCTTGGCGTAAATACGGCCAAAAACCTATCAAGGGATCGCCATATCCAAG GAGCTATTACAGATGTAGCAGCTCAAAGGGGTGTTTGGCAAGAAAACAAGTGGAGCAAAGCTGTACGGAGGCGGGGATGTTCATAATCACCTACACCGCGGAGCACAGCCACAGCCAGCCCACGCGCCGGAACTCCTTAGCCGGCACAGTCAGGCAGAAGTTCCCCTCCCCAAAGCAAGCCCTCAAATCTCAGCACCAAACGGAAACGGATGTTAAACCGGTGATCAAAGTGGAGGAGAagcccaaacccgacccaaacgaATTCGTCGTCTCAGATTTTGTTTTCAGCGAGGATTTCTTTTCGGGGCTAGAGGAATTCGATGAGTTCGCTCAGCCATTTTCTGCAAGGCCTTGTAGCTGGCTTTAG
- the LOC121784747 gene encoding WD repeat-containing protein 7-like — MKCKSVACIWSGSPPVHQVTAVAALHDPPTLYTGGSDGSIIWWNLNSSLAKPEIRPVAMLCGHAAPIADLGICFPLEQHENGTFTSSSDELLHPNPVKCGALISASSDGVLCVWSRANGHCRRRRKLPPWTGSPFMIRTLPNNKRYVCITCTFVNKEHPSAVSDEGHESLADTEVQNPNPLKCTVVIVDSFTLAVVQTVFHGNVCIGPLKSTAVVITSEDMESQSVMIIDVFGKVLCLPILKDSDLKGQNVPVVSNDSSNLEVMDWADESKERESLMAFAKWGYVLALVHRTYCTFRQAHNGIVIGKISFTVDQLCFQDKLYVTGGIFLKDDTSISSNDFVEEFVVWNNTGAAVIYRISFLNGIFKYDLLSVIPAVLHPSDMRLCFSFIPLSKYVFRVESNCFHVKMHKFWRPYVTIWPSPVKRDNYQDSPLKYEMLAEGDFYDDLALDFSLSKTDGLYHNVIDEGSIMSYEMTTPENSAASPNERDSIYSSYVTHQQGGELVSSSMVISENYPAPYAIVYGFFSGDIEIVRFRMFFSALESLTQYPSQEADPNEQKNHLSGHSGAVLCLASHQMVRRSGACSSNHVLLSGSMDCTVRVWDLESGDLIAVLHQHVAPVRQIILPPTQIEYPWRDCFLTVGDDLSVCLVSLQTLRVERLFPGHVYFPAKVLWDGLKGYIACLCPNHSEKPDVHDILYIWDVKTGARERVLRGAAAHSMFDHFLKSINEISLSSNLMNGNTSVSSLVSPVIEPTIFSQSHPKAHGKGITPQASTASKAEQNAPETSKIMNGASAKSGRFQSRIFEKHPVKSSSPFPGVSTLCFDLSPLMSLCSMNEFFEDGSHLVEKKHVKISGSRSPQDDPQHRNVKSRSAGASIVTPEHHEWVRTLEGCLLRFSLSLLHLWDVDKDLDYLLITEMHLKRPDSFNMSSGILGDRGSMTLTFPGSISTLELWRSSSDYTALRSLTMVSLAQHLISLNHSCSSASGALAAFYTRKFAEKISDIRPPSLQLLVSFWQSELEHVKMAARSLFHCAASRAIPRPLCCSKATQFVSLDACPDKASEKEHGNTTAVSPISEVNMQSHEDFTEEESEITLWLESYELQGWISCVGGTTQDAMTSQIIVAAALAVWYPSLVKPRLARVVVHPLVKLVMAINEKYSAAAAEVLAEGIGSTWKACFGSEIPRLISDIFFQVECVSSSSANASSPNYAAPHKIRETLVGILLPSLAMAEIPGFLHVIESQIWSTASDSPVHVVSLMTLIRVVRGSPRNLAPYLDKVVVFIMQTMDPSNSTMRRSCLQSSMMVLKEVVRVFPMVALNDTSTRLAVGDAMGDIKNANIRVYDMQSMSKIKVLDASGPPGLPGLLGGDSGSAMTTGISALSFSPDGEGLVAFSEHGLMIRWWSLGSVWWETLSRNLVPVQYSKLILVPPWEGFSPNTTRSSIMASVLRENGNPNSPGGNKALAEMDKLKLLVQNLDLSYRLEWVSERTVKLSQHSNELGTFQL; from the exons TGATCTAGGGATTTGTTTTCCCCTTGAGCAACATGAAAATGGAACTTTTACTAGTTCTAGTGATGAGCTGTTGCATCCTAATCCAGTTAAATGTGGTGCACTAATCAGTGCTAGTAGTGATGGTGTATTATGTGTCTGGAGCAGAGCAAACGGACACTGCAGACGGAGAAGGAAACTTCCTCCTTGGACAGGAAGCCCATTCATGATTAGGACATTGCCCAACAACAAGAGATATGTTTGTATTACCTGCACTTTTGTCAACAAAGAACATCCATCAGCTGTTTCGGATGAAGGACACGAGTCTTTGGCAGATACAGAGGTGCAAAATCCAAATCCTTTGAAATGTACAGTTGTAATTGTAGACTCGTTTACTCTTGCAGTTGTCCAAACAGTATTCCATGGGAATGTGTGTATTGGACCTTTAAAGTCCACTGCTGTAGTAATTACCTCAGAAGATATGGAGTCACAGTCGGTGATGATCATTGATGTGTTTGGTAAGGTACTATGTTTACCAATATTGAAGGACTCTGACCTAAAGGGGCAAAATGTCCCTGTTGTGTCAAATGATTCCTCAAATTTAGAAGTGATGGACTGGGCAGATGAATCCAAAGAGAGGGAATCGCTTATGGCCTTTGCCAAATGGGGTTATGTTTTGGCCCTTGTGCATAGAACATATTGCACATTTAGGCAAGCACATAACGGAATTGTCATTGGCAAGATATCTTTCACAGTTGATCAATTGTGTTTCCAAGACAAGCTATATGTGACGGGTGGCATATTCCTAAAGGATGATACCAGTATCTCTAGTAATGATTTTGTGGAAGAATTTGTAGTTTGGAATAACACGGGGGCGGCTGTTATATACAGGATCTCGTTCTTGAATGGTATATTCAAGTATGATCTTTTATCTGTTATTCCTGCTGTATTGCATCCTTCCGACATGAGACTATGCTTTTCTTTCATACCTTTGAGTAAGTATGTATTTCGTGTTGAGTCAAATTGCTTTCATGTCAAGATGCATAAGTTCTGGAGACCTTATGTTACTATATGGCCTTCACCTGTAAAACGTGATAATTATCAGGATTCCCCATTAAAGTACGAAATGCTTGCCGAAGGTGATTTTTATGATGATTTAGCTTTGGACTTCTCTTTGTCAAAAACTGATGGCCTATATCATAATGTTATCGATGAGGGATCTATTATGAGTTATGAGATGACTACACCGGAGAATAGTGCGGCATCTCCAAATGAGAGGGATAGTATATATTCAAGTTATGTTACTCATCAACAAGGAGGGGAACTAGTATCTTCTTCCATGGTTATATCTGAAAATTATCCAGCACCTTACGCAATTGTTTATGGGTTCTTTAGTGGTGAcattgaaattgttaggtttCGCATGTTCTTCTCAGCTTTGGAGTCACTTACCCAATATCCATCTCAGGAAGCAGATCCAAATGAACAGAAGAACCATCTCTCCGGGCACAGTGGAGCAGTGCTGTGTTTAGCTTCTCATCAGATGGTGAGAAGGTCTGGAGCATGTAGTTCAAACCATGTTCTTTTGTCAGGTAGTATGGATTGCACTGTTCGTGTGTGGGATCTTGAATCTGGTGATCTCATTGCAGTATTGCACCAACATGTTGCACCAGTACGACAAATAATTCTTCCTCCGACGCAAATTGAATACCCATGGAGGGATTGCTTTTTAACTGTAGGGGATGACTTAAGCGTATGCCTTGTTTCACTTCAGACTTTGAGGGTGGAGAGATTGTTTCCTGGACATGTGTACTTTCCAGCAAAAGTCTTGTGGGATGGTTTAAAAGGTTACATAGCATGTCTTTGTCCAAATCATTCAGAAAAACCTGATGTGCATGACATTCTGTACATTTGGGATGTAAAGACAGGTGCTCGTGAGCGAGTTCTTCGTGGAGCTGCTGCACATTCAATGTTTGACCATTTCCTTAAATCCATCAATGAGATCTCTTTGTCCAGCAACTTGATGAACGGAAATACTTCAGTTTCCTCTTTAGTTTCGCCTGTGATAGAGCCAACAATTTTTTCACAATCTCATCCAAAAGCTCATGGGAAGGGAATTACTCCTCAAGCATCCACAGCAAGTAAAGCTGAACAAAATGCTCCAGAAACATCAAAGATAATGAATGGAGCTAGTGCAAAATCAGGAAGGTTTCAATCAAGAATCTTTGAGAAGCACCCAGTTAAAAGCTCATCTCCTTTCCCTGGTGTATCCACTTTGTGTTTTGATCTGTCTCCTTTGATGTCACTATGCTCTATGAATGAGTTTTTTGAGGATGGCAGTCACCTTGTTGAAAAGAAGCATGTGAAGATTTCTGGAAGTAGGAGTCCTCAAGATGATCCTCAACACAGGAATGTGAAGAGTAGGTCAGCTGGGGCATCTATTGTTACACCAGAACATCATGAATGGGTTCGAACACTTGAAGGATGCCTACTGCGATTCAGCCTGTCACTTCTGCACCTTTGGGATGTTGATAAGGACCTCGATTACTTGCTAATAACTGAAATGCATCTAAAAAGACCTGATTCCTTTAATATGTCTTCTGGCATATTAGGGGACCGGGGTTCTATGACACTAACATTTCCTGGTTCTATTTCAACTCTAGAG CTCTGGAGATCTTCTTCTGACTACACTGCCTTGAGATCATTGACTATGGTGTCCCTAGCGCAACATTTAATTAGCCTAAACCATTCTTGTTCTTCTGCAAGTGG TGCTTTAGCAGCATTTTATACACGGAAATTTGCAGAGAAGATTTCGGATATCAGACCCCCTTCACTTCAG CTCTTGGTAAGCTTTTGGCAGAGTGAGCTTGAACATGTGAAAATGGCTGCTCGCTCTTTATTTCATTGTGCCGCCTCACGAGCTATTCCCCGCCCACTTTGTTGTTCGAAAGCCACTCAGTTTGTAAGTCTTGACGCATGTCCTGATAAAGCATCAGAGAAGGAGCATGGAAATACAACTGCAGTTTCTCCTATATCTGAAGTGAACATGCAATCTCATGAGGACTTTACTGAGGAAGAGTCAGAAATAACATTATGGTTGGAATCATATGAATTGCAAGGTTGGATTTCATGTGTTGGAGGAACAACTCAGGATGCAATGACTTCTCAAATAATTGTTGCTGCTGCATTGGCTGTCTGGTACCCTAGCCTTGTCAAACCAAGACTTGCCAGAGTAGTGGTTCATCCTCTGGTAAAATTAGTTATGGCCATAAATGAAAAGTACAGTGCTGCGGCAGCTGAGGTTTTAGCTGAAGGTATAGGGAGTACTTGGAAGGCGTGCTTTGGTTCTGAAATACCTCGCCTAATATCAGACATATTCTTTCAAGTCGAGTGTGTCAGTAGTTCATCAGCTAATGCATCATCACCAAACTATGCGGCACCTCATAAAATTCGAGAGACTTTAGTTGGAATTCTTCTCCCAAGTTTGGCAATGGCTGAAATTCCCGGATTTCTACATGTGATAGAGAGCCAAATTTGGTCCACTGCATCTGATTCACCTGTACATGTGGTGTCCCTCATGACTTTGATCAGGGTGGTCCGTGGTTCTCCAAGGAACCTAGCTCCGTATCTGGACAAG GTGGTTGTTTTTATTATGCAGACAATGGATCCCAGCAATTCAACCATGCGGCGAAGTTGCCTCCAAAGTTCTATGATGGTGCTCAAAGAGGTTGTACGTGTCTTTCCTATGGTAGCCCTAAATGATACATCTACCCGGCTGGCAGTTGGCGATGCAATGGGTGACATTAAAAATGCTAATATTAGGGTGTATGACATGCAAAG CATGAGCAAGATAAAGGTCTTGGATGCCAGTGGACCTCCTGGACTTCCAGGTTTGCTTGGAGGAGACTCGGGATCAGCAATGACTACAGGAATATCCGCTTTAAGCTTCTCACCAGATGGAGAG GGGCTGGTTGCCTTTTCGGAGCATGGTTTGATGATTAGATGGTGGTCCCTCGGATCTGTGTGGTGGGAGACACTCAGCCGAAATCTTGTTCCCGTCCAATACAGCAAGCTTATATTAGTTCCCCCATGGGAGGGATTTTCACCTAACACTACCAGATCTAGTATAATGGCTAGTGTATTGCGAGAGAATGGAAACCCCAATTCACCG GGAGGCAACAAAGCTCTGGCTGAAATGGACAAGTTGAAACTTCTGGTTCAGAATCTCGACCTGTCTTACAGACTTGAATGGGTTAGCGAGAGAACAGTAAAGCTTTCGCAACATTCCAATGAGCTTGGCACCTTCCAGCTGTAA
- the LOC121785349 gene encoding G-patch domain-containing protein 1-like: MATPEVPLRYVGVDRSSAAFRLMKQMGWEEGEGLGKEKQGIKGYVRVKNKQDTLGIGKEIPNAWAFDTTQFDSILKKLKVQAVVKTKDEDDETDAEQPSPSKDKKEAVAKATRPQGRYKKREKGKTVRAYSSQDLEGILVNKTKASETCNAPEVSEDEKPIETSVPDEAGRTQDVPSDWWGYKLGFVVGGMLGAESRRKKSLERTMFNEDDQENLYNLAQGSKTSGKQGLGIKDRKKKIAGCYFEGKKTTFGDSDGEGSTDSHSGVKRQHENLEVDTDPAPRSKLKKLCRQLLEQAPGESMKLKQLKVLVDEHSPSTFSNLSKEEALAFLLQKLENSDKFLVKRNKVLLVKIT, from the exons ATGGCGACGCCGGAAGTTCCTCTCCGTTACGTCGGAGTAGATCGGAGCTCTGCCGCCTTCCGCCTCATGAAGCAAATG GGATGGGAAGAAGGTGAAGGGCTTGGAAAGGAAAAGCAAGGCATCAAAGGATATGTAAGGGTGAAGAACAAGCAGGATACTTTAG GTATTGGAAAAGAGATACCAAATGCATGGGCTTTTGATACCACTCAGTTTGACAGTATCCTCAAGAAACTGAAAGTG CAAGCAGTTGTAAAAACCAAGGATGAAG ATGATGAGACAGATGCTGAACAACCCAGCCCTTCTAAGGACAAAAAAGAGGCAGTTGCCAAGGCTACTCGACCCCAAGGAAG GTATAAAAAACGAGAGAAGGGAAAGACCGTACGTGCATATTCTTCTCAGGATCTTGAAGGGATTCTT GTGAATAAGACTAAGGCTTCAGAGACCTGCAATGCTCCAGAAGTATCCGAGGATGAGAAGCCAATTGAAACCAGTGTTCCAGATGAAGCAG GAAGAACTCAGGATGTTCCATCAGATTGGTGGGGCTACAAACTTGGGTTTGTCGTTGGAGGTATGCTTGGTGCCGAATCTCGCAGAAAGAAGTCCCTCGAGAGGACCATGTTCAATGAGGACGATCAAGAAAATCTTTACAACTTAGCTCAG GGCTCAAAGACCTCTGGAAAACAAGGGCTTGGTATCAAGGATCGTAAAAAGAAAATCGCAGGCTGCTACTTTGAAGGGAAAAAGACTACTTTCGGTGATAGCGACGGGGAGGGTTCCACTGATTCCCATAGTGGAGTGAAAAGGCAACACGAAAATTTGGAGGTGGACACAGATCCTGCACCAAGGTCAAAACTCAAGAAGCTGTGTAGGCAGCTTCTCGAACAG GCACCTGGAGAATCAATGAAGCTGAAGCAGCTCAAAGTACTTGTTGATGAACATTCACCTTCTACATTTTCCAACTTATCAAAAGAAGAGGCTCTTGCCTTTTTATTGCAGAAG CTTGAAAACAGTGATAAGTTTTTGGTGAAGAGGAACAAAGTCTTGCTCGTGAAAATAACTTGA
- the LOC121783878 gene encoding heavy metal-associated isoprenylated plant protein 39-like: protein MSKKVVVKVAVQDEKGKQKAMKSVSSLPGIESLAMDMNEKKMTVIGNVDPVEIVNKLKKSWCPQILAVGPAKEPEKKEGEKKEEKKDEKKDEKKDDSSSTKKTESEQIAELIKLYKNYNPYATQYYHVYSSEENPNACVIS from the exons ATGTCAAAG aaAGTGGTAGTAAAAGTAGCAGTTCAAGATGAGAAAGGAAAGCAGAAGGCTATGAAGTCAGTTTCTAGCCTACCAG GAATCGAATCGCTTGCGATGGACATGAATGAGAAGAAAATGACAGTGATAGGGAATGTGGATCCAGTTGAAATTGTGAACAAATTGAAGAAATCATGGTGCCCACAAATACTAGCAGTGGGGCCTGCAAAAGAACCAGAAAAGAAGGAAGgtgagaagaaagaagagaagaaagatgAAAAGAAGGATGAAAAAAAGGatgatagtagtagtactaagaAAACTGAGAGTGAACAAATTGCAGAACTAATCAAATTGTATAAGAATTACAACCCTTATGCCACACAGTACTACCATGTCTATAGTTCTGAGGAAAACCCTAATGCTTGTGTCATTTCTTGA